In the genome of Helicovermis profundi, the window ATCATCTTACTCTTCTTCATTTTCTTGTTAAAAATCAGATTGATATACATGTAATAAATCCTCTGATAACTAATTCTAACAAGAATTCGAACATAAGAAAAGTAAAAACTGATAAATTAGATTCTCTTTCCATCGCAAAAATTTGTAAATTTGATAATGTAAAGACTTCAACATTCACTAGTGAGGAGTTTTTACACCTTAAACTCCTAGTTCGTGAGTATTACAAAGTTGTTGATTTAAAGGCAAATTTGAAAAAAACTTTCTCAAATAATATTTATATTAACTATCCAGGACTTCAAAATGCATTTGCTAATATAACAGGTAAGACACCTTTAATATTTATTAGAAAATATCCAACACCTAAACATCTTCTTAACGCTGAGCCCAAAGTTGTTATTGAACTTCTAACAAAGTCATCAAGACGTGGTTCTAGTTGGGCTAATAATAAATATAACAAACTTATAAAAATCGCTAATAGTGCCAATATCATTGGTATTACTCCCTTGCTTTTTGAATCTAAAGTAATACGTTTTAGCGAAAGTTTTGATTTTTATACAAATCAACTTAGAAATATTGTAGATGAAATTCACCAATATATTGACAATGCCTCTTTTGGAGAAGTATTTAAACAAAATATTAATCTTCTTAAAAGTTTCAAAGGTCTTGGTGATATAACTGCAATTACTTTGTTAGTTGAAATGGGTGATATTAATAATTTTTCTAAGCCTCAACAACTTGTAGCTTTTTTCGGTGTAGATCCTAGCGTTAATCAATCTGGCAATTTTAGCGGTGATCGCAATAAAATGTCCAAACGTGGTACTGCTATAGGTAGAAGAGCTTTGTACACAGTCGCTCTTGCTTCAATACGTACAAGTAAAAATAAAAAGCCAATAAATCTTGTTTTGTATGAATATTATCACATAGCCCTTGATAAGAAAAAGAAAAAAGTTAAACTTGTAGCTGTTATGAATAAACTACTTCGCTATATTTTTTCAATACTAAAAAATCAAAAACCATATGAAGTTAGAAATCCACTCGTCCACAAAAGGATGTTTTTAGAATCTAAACTTCATAATCCTGTTGCTGCTTAATAAATATTTTTACAGTAAATAATATTGAATGTTCATTTTTACTCGAGCATTATTTAGTATGCTCATTTTTAATAAGAACTTTTTTTATTAAATTACTTGACTATTACTAGCTGGTCTTTAACTTTTCTAGTAATTATTTTCTATCGTTTTAATCATATCAAATAATATATTATTAATAGGTGTGTCATAACTATTAAGTCCACCTAATTTTATCATTTCTCCTGCAAACATTTCAACTTCAGTTTTTCTTTTAGATTCTATATCCTGAAGCATTGAAGTTTTTCCATTTGGAGCGAATGTATCAATAAAATCATGAAATAATTCAATATCCTCATCGCCTAAGTCAATCCCTAATTTATTTGCAAGTCCAATTACCTCTCTCATGGTATCATCCATTAGCTTTCTAGCATAGTAATCATTTTGAAAAACTTTATAATCAGCTCTAAGAATTGCTGAAGTTTGGTTAATTCCAACGTTTATCATGAATTTACGCCATATAACTTTCATTAAATCTTTAGGAGAATCATAAGGAATTCCAACTTCATCAAATAAATTCTTAATACCTTCTACTCTATTAGAATACACACTATTTTCTTTTTCACCAAACATTATAGTACCCAAATTTTTATAACTTATACCATTATCATTTCTAAGCGCATCAATTCCATAACATACTGAATATAGTAATTTTTCCTCACCAAGTTCTTTGGCAATTATAGCTTCACTTGATATACCATTAAGTAAAGACATTATGACCGTTTTAGAATTTACAAAAGGTTTTACTTGCTTGATAACATCACTTAAATGATGAAATTTACAAGCAATAATAATTAAATCAGCTTTTTCCATATTGTCTTCACTTGAAATAAACTTAAATTTATATTCTTTATTATTTACGATAAATTTTGAACTCTCATATTTTTCTTTACGTTTTCCATTTGCAATTACTTTAAAATTTTCATAGTCATTTTCAATAAATTTTGAGCAAAATGAAGCTCCAATTGCTCCAAGACCTATCAAATATACGCTCTTCATATTTCGCATCATTACCTCCTTATCGCCATTATACATTATTTTTGAAAGCACTCCTACATTATAACAAATATATCTTTAAATGCATTTAAACTTTTAAAGTTTAAAGCACTCTTTAAAATATAATCATATTGACATAAAGAGAAATAACCATTATAATTCATATGTGAGTAAAAATGAGAATATAAGTAAGCTAGTTTATACAAGCGAGAGTGGCGGAATGGCAGACGCGCAGGTTTGAGGGATCTGTGACCACTAGGTTGTACGGGTTCAAGTCCCGTCTCTCGCACCAATTAATAGCAGCCTAATGGCTGCTATTTTTTTTCATATACTCTAAATTGTCTATAATCTTAGTATTGGTATATCCAGAATAAAGTATTAATACATCATTTTTAAGCTCTTCTATACTAAAAGAATTATAAACAATAATATCTGATAATTCAATTTTATCGACTAATAACTTCTGAGCATTTATTCTTTTTATCGCTTCTTCTTTTTTAATATTGTCTCTTTTAACTAGCCTATCAATTTGAGTTTCTTTATCAACATATATTAACCAAGTTTCTGTTACATCATTTTCATATTTACTTTCATATAGCAAAGGACAATCAAAAAAAATAATATTTTCATTCCTATTTCTGTAATACTCAAATTCTTCATAAACTTTTTCTTTAATCCTAGGATGGGTAATCGCATTCAATAATCGTAATTTTCTATAATCACTAAATACAATCTTTCCAAGTTTTTTTCTATCCAAAGTTCCATCTTTATTAATAACTTCTTTTCCAAATGTTTCTTCAATTTCTTCTAATGATTTTTCACCTTTTTTTACAACATCACGAGCAATTTTATCTGCATCTACTATAATCGCTCCAAGTTCTTTTAGCACTTTTGATACAGTGCTTTTACCCGAAGCTATTCCTCCAGTAAGTCCTATAATTTTCAATTTCATCCCTCTTTCTTTTGCTACTTTGTATCAAACCAGCTAGTCCCCACTTTCATATCTACCAAAAGCGGAATATCAAGTTTATATGCATTTTCCATCTCATCTACTAAAATTTCTTTTACAATTTCTATTTCATCTTCACTTGTGTCAATAATAAGTTCATCGTGAACTTGAAGTATAAGTTTGGATTTTAATTTTTCTCTTTTTAATCTATTATATACATTAATCATTGCAATTTTAATTATATCAGCCGCACTTCCCTGAATTGGAGTATTCATTGCAGTCCTTTCAGCAAATGACCTTAAATTAAAGTTTTTGTGATTTATTTCAGGAATATATCTTCTTCTATTTAGTAAAGTTACTACGTATCCAATTTCCTTACATTCTTTGATTGTTGTATCCATATATTCTTTTACACCAGGATATTTTTCAAAGTATTGTTCTATATATAGCTTTGCGGTTTTTCTTGGTATTTTAAGTGTTTCACTTAAACCATAGTCACTCATACCATATACAATACCAAAATTCACTTCTTTCGCTCTACTTCTAATATCTGCTGTAATTTCATCTAAGGGAATATTAAAAACTTTTGAAGCAGTCATAGTATGAATATCTAAATTTTCTCTATAGGCAAGTAATAGGTTTTCATCTTTTGACATATGCGCTAGTACTCTTAGTTCAATTTGTGAGTAATCAGCATCTATTAATTTACAATTATTATCTGCAACAAACACTTTTCTAATTTTTCTTCCGATAGGAATCCTTACAGGAATATTTTGCATATTAGGATCACTTGAACTAAGTCTTCCTGTAACTGCAACAGTTTGATTTAAACTTGAATGAACTTTTCCAGTCTCTTTATTTATTACACTTCTTATTCCATCAACATATGTAGATTTTAATTTTGAATAAGTTCTATACTCTATTACAAGTGGTACAATAGGATGTTTTTTTTCGAGTTTTATTAAGACATCATGACTTGTAGAAAATCCTGTTTTCGTCTTTTTAATTACTGGAAGTTCAAGTGTTTCAAATAAAACCACGCCTAATTGTTTAGGTGAATTAATATTAAATTTTTCGTTAGAATAAGAGTATATTTCAGACTCAATTTCACGCAGTTTATTGGTTAAATCTTCATCAATTTCGTTTAAAACACTTTCATCAACTTTAAAGCCCTCATATTCAGTAGAAGCCAATATCTCAACTAGTGGAATTTCTACATCAATAAATAATTCACTTAAATTAAGTTCAATCAGTTTTTTATCTAATTCACAATGTACTTCAAATAGTATTCTTGAATAAACAGCACTATAATTGGATAAGTCACTAAAACTAATATCACAGTATTTTTTTGCTTTTGCACCTTTTCCAAGCAAATCTTCTTTAGACTTTATTGCCTTTGATAAATACTCCATAGCAACATCTGAAAGCTCATATTTGTTTCTGCTCGGATTAATCAAGTAATTTGCAATAAATCCATCAAACGTATGATTTTCAATGCTTATACCATATCTAAATGCTATTAAAAACTCTCTTTTTCCATTATAAGTTATCTTTTTAATATTTTCGTCTTCAAGAATTACTTTTAAATCAATAAATTTAACTTCACCCAATAAATCAACATAGTAAGTGGTATCTTTATCAGAAATTGCAAATCCAATAGCTTCATTAGTTCTAATATTAGCCTTGTCATATATTGACTTAATTGAAATTACTTTGTTTTTTTTAATTTCACTAACCATATTTGAAAGTTCATTAAGATTATTTATTAACTTAAATTCAATTTCTTCTTCTTCAACTAAATTATTGTTTATTTCATCTTCAGATGTAGTATTTGTCAAATGTAAGCTCTCTTCTTTCAAGTTTCTAATAAAAGAAGTAAATTCATATTTTTTATATAATTCAATTAATTTTTCAATATTTTTTTCTTTTATTAATAATTCATCTACATTAAATTCAAATGGTATATTTGTAACTATTGTAGCAAGTTTTTTACTAAGAAGTGCTTGTTCTTTATATTCTTCAACTAATCCTCTAATTCTCTTATTTTTTACCTTTTCTGAATTAAGTATTAAATTTTCAACCGTTGTAAATTCTAAAAGTAATTTAATAGCTGTTTTAGGTCCAACACCAGGTATTCCAGGAATATTGTCCGAAGTATCACCACTTAAGCCTTTATAATCGATAATCTGATTAGGCATCAAAGTAAATTCTTCAAAAACATCTTCTTCTCTGTATTCTTTAAGATTTGTTATCCCTCTTTTGGTGATGTAAACAGTAATATTATCATCAACTAACTGAAGTGCATCTTTGTCACCTGTAAAAATCATCACATCAAGATTTTCTCTACCACAAAGTTTTGCAACACTTCCAATTAAGTCATCAGCTTCAAAACCTTCAAGTTCCATTCTGTTAATGCCTAAATTATCTAATATTTCTTTAAGCATGTTCATTTGCGGTCTTAAATCATCAGGCATACCTTTTCTAGTTCCTTTGTAATCACTTGAAAGTTTATGCCTAAATGTTGGAGCTTTTAAATCAAATGCAACACTTACATATTTAGGACTGTGTTTATCTAGAAGTTTAAATAACATATTTAAAAATCCATACATACCATTAGTTGGAATGCCTTCTTTATTAGATAATGAAGGTATCGCAAAAAAAGCTCTATTTATTAAACTATTACCATCTATAATAATAACTTTATCTTTCATATTCACGCTCCATTTTTTATTTTCTTATTTATTCTATCATATAAAAAACTAATAATCATCTTAAAACGTTAAAAAAACGAGCTCAAAGAGCTCGCTTTTTTAACGTTTTTGTTTTTTTATTACTAATACTGATATTCTACTGTAACATTTGCTGTAACATCAATATTTTCAGCATTTATTGGTGTAGAAGCTGACAAAGCCTTTGCAGAAAAATCTGCATAAACATTTTCATTATACATTCTTCCGCCATAGCTAGATTCAGTAACTGAAGAAGGTTTAATTGGTGATTCATCAAAGGTTCCCATAATCGCTTTGGCTTTACTTTCCGCAGACTTCATAGCTAAAACAAGTGCATCATTATATGCTTTTGTAGTATCCGCTACTTCAAATCTAACACTATTAATTTTATTTGCTCCATTTTTAGCAGCTACATCAATAACTTTACCTACCATATCTAAATCAGTTAATTTTACTTTTAAGGTATTATTTGCAATAACAACATCTTCTTTTTCTTCTTTATTATATAAAGTTGTTTTATAAAGACTGTAATTACTTGTAGTTAAATTTTCTTTTAATAATCCCATATCAAGAAGTGAATCCATAACAGCATTCATAAGCTTTTTATTTTCTTCTTGTGCTAAAGCTGCAACTTCATTTTGAGTTGTAACACCCACATTTACATACGCCACATCTGGTTTCATAGATATTGTTCCACTTCCTGTTACACTAACTTTATTAGCAGAAGTTTTTGTAATCTCATCCGCTGAGGAAGTAGATGTCCCTTTTATATAACCTCCTCCAAACATTAATGCTACAGCCACGATTCCTACAATACTACCAATAATTAATTTTTTCATAATATTTCTCCTTTTAATTTAAGTTTAAACTACTATAATAACCACAATATTAATCGTTTAAGTTCTTTTTCTTTTTATAATAAATATATATAAGACTTGCTATAATAGTGAGGATTATAATAATAGGTAGGTTTGAAATTGCTAAAACAATTAGTATCTGCACAAAAGTTACCATTTTATTGA includes:
- a CDS encoding SIMPL domain-containing protein, with protein sequence MKKLIIGSIVGIVAVALMFGGGYIKGTSTSSADEITKTSANKVSVTGSGTISMKPDVAYVNVGVTTQNEVAALAQEENKKLMNAVMDSLLDMGLLKENLTTSNYSLYKTTLYNKEEKEDVVIANNTLKVKLTDLDMVGKVIDVAAKNGANKINSVRFEVADTTKAYNDALVLAMKSAESKAKAIMGTFDESPIKPSSVTESSYGGRMYNENVYADFSAKALSASTPINAENIDVTANVTVEYQY
- the polA gene encoding DNA polymerase I; this translates as MKDKVIIIDGNSLINRAFFAIPSLSNKEGIPTNGMYGFLNMLFKLLDKHSPKYVSVAFDLKAPTFRHKLSSDYKGTRKGMPDDLRPQMNMLKEILDNLGINRMELEGFEADDLIGSVAKLCGRENLDVMIFTGDKDALQLVDDNITVYITKRGITNLKEYREEDVFEEFTLMPNQIIDYKGLSGDTSDNIPGIPGVGPKTAIKLLLEFTTVENLILNSEKVKNKRIRGLVEEYKEQALLSKKLATIVTNIPFEFNVDELLIKEKNIEKLIELYKKYEFTSFIRNLKEESLHLTNTTSEDEINNNLVEEEEIEFKLINNLNELSNMVSEIKKNKVISIKSIYDKANIRTNEAIGFAISDKDTTYYVDLLGEVKFIDLKVILEDENIKKITYNGKREFLIAFRYGISIENHTFDGFIANYLINPSRNKYELSDVAMEYLSKAIKSKEDLLGKGAKAKKYCDISFSDLSNYSAVYSRILFEVHCELDKKLIELNLSELFIDVEIPLVEILASTEYEGFKVDESVLNEIDEDLTNKLREIESEIYSYSNEKFNINSPKQLGVVLFETLELPVIKKTKTGFSTSHDVLIKLEKKHPIVPLVIEYRTYSKLKSTYVDGIRSVINKETGKVHSSLNQTVAVTGRLSSSDPNMQNIPVRIPIGRKIRKVFVADNNCKLIDADYSQIELRVLAHMSKDENLLLAYRENLDIHTMTASKVFNIPLDEITADIRSRAKEVNFGIVYGMSDYGLSETLKIPRKTAKLYIEQYFEKYPGVKEYMDTTIKECKEIGYVVTLLNRRRYIPEINHKNFNLRSFAERTAMNTPIQGSAADIIKIAMINVYNRLKREKLKSKLILQVHDELIIDTSEDEIEIVKEILVDEMENAYKLDIPLLVDMKVGTSWFDTK
- a CDS encoding ketopantoate reductase family protein, whose product is MRNMKSVYLIGLGAIGASFCSKFIENDYENFKVIANGKRKEKYESSKFIVNNKEYKFKFISSEDNMEKADLIIIACKFHHLSDVIKQVKPFVNSKTVIMSLLNGISSEAIIAKELGEEKLLYSVCYGIDALRNDNGISYKNLGTIMFGEKENSVYSNRVEGIKNLFDEVGIPYDSPKDLMKVIWRKFMINVGINQTSAILRADYKVFQNDYYARKLMDDTMREVIGLANKLGIDLGDEDIELFHDFIDTFAPNGKTSMLQDIESKRKTEVEMFAGEMIKLGGLNSYDTPINNILFDMIKTIENNY
- a CDS encoding IS110 family transposase, which codes for MSNYYHLPVVGIDVAANFSVVTALKPNGDVFRKNLKISHTLGGFNKLLLFLQKIEEEFNDSPKVFCESTGIYHLTLLHFLVKNQIDIHVINPLITNSNKNSNIRKVKTDKLDSLSIAKICKFDNVKTSTFTSEEFLHLKLLVREYYKVVDLKANLKKTFSNNIYINYPGLQNAFANITGKTPLIFIRKYPTPKHLLNAEPKVVIELLTKSSRRGSSWANNKYNKLIKIANSANIIGITPLLFESKVIRFSESFDFYTNQLRNIVDEIHQYIDNASFGEVFKQNINLLKSFKGLGDITAITLLVEMGDINNFSKPQQLVAFFGVDPSVNQSGNFSGDRNKMSKRGTAIGRRALYTVALASIRTSKNKKPINLVLYEYYHIALDKKKKKVKLVAVMNKLLRYIFSILKNQKPYEVRNPLVHKRMFLESKLHNPVAA
- the coaE gene encoding dephospho-CoA kinase (Dephospho-CoA kinase (CoaE) performs the final step in coenzyme A biosynthesis.); translation: MKLKIIGLTGGIASGKSTVSKVLKELGAIIVDADKIARDVVKKGEKSLEEIEETFGKEVINKDGTLDRKKLGKIVFSDYRKLRLLNAITHPRIKEKVYEEFEYYRNRNENIIFFDCPLLYESKYENDVTETWLIYVDKETQIDRLVKRDNIKKEEAIKRINAQKLLVDKIELSDIIVYNSFSIEELKNDVLILYSGYTNTKIIDNLEYMKKNSSH